In the Streptomyces sp. WMMC940 genome, ACGTCGCCACGGGCCGGACCGGCTGGATCGTGGTGGGGTTGCTGCTCGCGGGCGTCGGGGCGTTCGCCGTCGGCACCCTGGAGCCGCACGTGCGCAGCCGGGTCGAGTCCTGGATCGATCCGTACGCGTCCATCGCGGCGGGCGACGGGCCGAGTCAGCTCGCCCAGTCGCTGTTCGCCTTCGCGTCGGGAGGAGTCCTGGGCACCGGCCTCGGCGCCGGGCACTCGATCCTGATCGGCTTCGCCGCCAAGTCCGACTTCATCCTGGCGACGGCCGGCGAGGAACTGGGGCTGGCCGGGCTGACGGCGCTCTTCCTGCTCTACACGCTCCTGGTGGCGCGGGGCTACCGCGCGGGACTCGATCTGCGCGACCCCTTCGGCAGGCTGCTCGCCGTGGGCCTCGCCGCGATCGTCGCCGTACAGGTCTTCGTCATCGCGGGCGGGGTGACGGGCCTCATCCCGCTGACCGGTATGGCCATGCCGTTCCTGGCGCAGGGAGGTTCGTCCGTCGTCACCAACTGGATCATCGTGGCGCTGCTGATCCGGCTGAGCGACTCGGCCCGTGAGCCGCACCCGGAACCGGTGGAGGCGGGGGTGATCGCACCCGCCGCGGCCCCGGGCGGCCCCGGAGGTCCGGCAGGCCCGGAGTATCCGGAGTATCCGGCAGGACGGACGCCGGCGGGTCCGGCGGAACCCCCGGGCCCGCCGGAGGCGGCCGGGCGGGCGGATCCGCCGGGACCCGCCGCGGAGGGCGCGCGATGACGCGGTACATCCGGCGCGCGGCGGCACTGAGCCTGTTCCTGCTCGCCGCGCTGTTCGTGAACGCCGTGCGCGTCCAGGTGCTGCAGGCCGACGGCCTCAACGGCAGCCCCGCGAACCGCCGATCGGCCATCGCGCGCTACGACGAACCGCGCGGGACCATCGTCGTCGGCGGCCGGCCGGTCACGGGCTCGAAGGACACCGGCGAGCAACTGCGGTACGAACGCACCTATCCGGACGGGCCCCTGTACGCGCCGGTCACCGGCTACTCCTCGCAGAAGTACGGCACGACCCTGCTCGAGCACGCGGAGGACGGGGTGCTGTCGGGCACCGACCCGATGCTCGCCCCGCTGCCGTTCTGGAACGAGTTCACCCGCTCCGAGCAGCCCGGTGGCAGGGTCCTGACCACGATCCGGCCGTCCATGCAGCAGGCCGCGTACCGGGGGCTCGACGGCAGGCGCGGGGCGGTCGCGGCGATCGAGCCGTCCACGGGGAGGATCCTGGCGCTCGTCAGCAGCCCCTCGTACGATCCCGCGCTGCTGTCCGGCAACAGCGCGGAGGTCACCGCGGCGTGGCGGCGGCTCAACGGGGCGGAGAGCCATCCGATGCTCAACCGGGCCATCCGGCAGACGTATCCGCCCGGCTCCACGTTCAAGATCGTGACGGCCGCGGCCGCGCTGGAGGCGCGGGTGGTCACGGACGCGGACGCCCCCACGGACACACCCGACCCGTTCGTCATCCCCGGAACCCGGACGACGCTGCCCAACCCCGTGCCGGGCTGCCGCAAGGCGTCCCTGGTGTACGCGATCAAGTGGTCGTGCAACACGGTGATGGCGAACCTGGGCGCGAAGGTGGGGCTGAAGGGGATGCTGGAGACGGCGGGCCGCTTCGGCTTCAACGACGAGTCGCTGCGGATCCCGTCCGGCGTGGCGGCGTCCAACTTCGACCGCCGCATGAGCGTGGACCAGCTGGCACTGTCGTCCATCGGTCAGTTCGACACCACGGCCACGCCCCTGCAGATGGCGATGGTCGCCGCGGCCGTCGCGAACGGCGGCGAGCTGGCCCACCCGTATCTGGTGGACCGCACGACCACCTGGGACGGGGACACGGTCAGGGAGACACCGCGCCGTTCCTACCGTCGAGCGATGTTCCCGGCGACCGCGCTGGAACTGCGGCGGATGATGGTCGAGGCGGCGGAGAGGGGCACGGGGACGCGAGCGCTCATCGACGGGGTGACCGTGGGCGGCAAGACGGGCACGGCGCAGCACGGCGTCGGCAACGCGGGCACGCCGTACGCCTGGTTCATCGCCTGGGCGCAGCACCCTGACGTGCCGCGCCCCGCCGTGGCGGTCGCGGTGGTCGTCGAGGACCCGGAGGCGGCGGGCGGCGAGATCAGCGGCGGCGGCGACGCGGCGCCGATCGCGCGGGCGGTGATGGTCGAGGCGCTGAAGCCGGCGAAGCCCTGAGCGACGGGCCCGGCGGCCCTGACCGGTGCGGGACCGCTCAGGCGCGGGGCCCCCGCTGGTTGATCGCGGTCAGGTCGATCTCGATGGGAAAAGGACGATCGACCTTGAGCGTCTGGTAGAAGATGTCGACCGGCACATACGCCGCGGTGGCCGGGTCGAGTTCGTACACGTACACCACGGGCAGCCCGTCGCTCTGCTCGACGCGCCAGAAATGCGGAACGCGGGCCTGGGCGTACTTGCGGGGCTTGACCTCACGATCGCGCTCCAGCGAGTCGGCCGAGACGACCTCGACGGCGAGGACGACGTCCTCGGGCATGAACCACGTCTGGCCGGGACCGGTGTCCGCCTCGACCGGAACCACGAGGACATCCGGCTCCGGCCGGTTCCGCCGGTCCAGTTTGATCGTCATCTCCCGGAGGGCCTCCAGGTGGTCCGGTGCCTGGTCCATGAGCGCGTTCTCCAGAAGACGCATGGCGCGCGAATGGAATCGGGTCTGCGGACTCATGAAGACGAGGCTCCCGTCGATCAACTCCGTGTGCGGAGGAAGGTTGGGAAGCCTGTCCAGGTCGTCCGCCGTCCAGCCGTCCGCCGGCGGGCGGGCCCACTCGTACTGGTCGTCCAACCCGTACTCGCGTGCGGCGCTCATGATCGCTCCCATGCGGCGGAGTCTGCCTGGTACGACCAGCGTACCCAGGCGGTTTCCCGGAGCATCGTCCGATCGGGTGATCGACGGCCGTGGCGCGAGCGGCCGCGCTCAGTCCGCCCCGTCCGCGATCGCCTCCTCCACCTCGGCCACCCGCTCCGCCTCCTCCGCCGCGAAGCGCTCCCGGTCCAGGCGCTCCGCGAGTTCCTCGTCCTGGGTCATCAGCAGATCGAGGTTGGAGTCGCCGAGTTCGAACACGCCCATGTCGACGTACGCTTTCTGGAGCCGTTCGCCCCAGAGCCCGATGTCCTTGACGCAGGGCACGATCCGGCTGAAGAGCAGCTTGCGGAAAAGGTGCAGGAACTCGGACTGCTCGGTGTACTCCTCGGCCTCCCGGCGCGGGATGCCGAAGTCCTCCAGGACCTCCAGCCCGCGGATCCGGTCCCGCATGAGGTAGCAGCCCTCGATGACGAACTCCTCGCGCTCGCGCAGCTCCGCGTCCGTGAGCTGCTCGTAGTAGTCGCGGAGCGCCATGCGCCCGAAGGCGACGTGCCGGGCCTCGTCCTGCATCACATAGGCCAGGATCTGCTGGGGAAGCGGCTTGTCGGTGGTGTCGCGGATCATGCCGAACGCGGCGAGCGCCAGGCCCTCGATGAGCACCTGCATGCCGAGGTACGGCATGTCCCAGCGGGAGTCGCGGAGGGTGTCGCCGAGCAGGCCCTGGAGGTTGTCGTTGATCGGGTACAGCATCCCGATCTTCTCGTGCAGGAAGCGCCCGTAGATCTCGGCGTGCCGGGCCTCGTCCATGACCTGGGTGGCGGAGTAGAACTTGGCGTCGAGGTCGGGAACGGACTCGACGATCCGCGCCGCGCACACCATCGCGCCCTGCTCCCCGTGCAGGAACTGGCTGAACTGCCAGGAGGAGTAGTGCCGGCGCAGATCGCCCTTGTCCTTCTCGGTCATCTTGGCCCAGTGGCGCGTTCCGTAGAGGCTGAGGGCCTCGTCGGGGGTGCCGAGGGGGTCGTACGGGTCGACCTCGAGATCCCAGTCGATGCGCTTGGCGCCGTCCCACTGCTTGTCCTTGCCCTTCTGGTAAAGGGCGAGCAGTCGGTCCCGGCCTGAGCCGTACTCCCAGCTGAAGCGGGCGGCGCCGGTGGCCGGGACGGACCAGACGGGATGCTGGGGCGGGCTGGTGTAGTGGTCATACGTCGACACGAAAGGCTCCCTCGCCTCGCACTGACGAACTGACGGTCTGTCGGCAGACTCACACGTTGGTAGACGAGCAGTCAACAAGTGCCGCACAGGGGATTGACGGGCTTACTGACGCGCAGTCTCATAATTGCCATGACGACTGCGACCGAACGCGATCTCACGCTCCTCCGCGATGCCCTCGGGCCCCTGCGGGACCGCGAACAGGTCGCCGCGCGCCTGCTCGAGTCCTCGGCCAAGCACTCCTTCGACCCCGACGAGGAGCTCGACTGGGACGCCCCGATCGAGGAGGGCAAGTGGTTCTGGCCGCCGGAGCTGGTGTCCCTCTACGACACCCCGCTGTGGCGGCGGATGTCCGAGGAGCAGCGGATGGACCTGGCCCGGCACGAAGCGGCGTCCCTCGCCTCGCTCGGCATCTGGTTCGAGATCATCCTGATGCAGCTGCTGGTGCGGCACATCTACGACAAGCCGGTGACCAGCAATCACGTGCGCTACGCCCTCACCGAGATAGCGGACGAGTGCCGCCACTCGATGATGTTCGCGAAGATGATTCAGAAGGGCGGAGCCCCCGCGTACCCGGTACCGCGGGTCTACCACAACCTCGCCCGCGTCCTGAAGACCGTCTCCACGACCCCGGGTTCCTTCGCGGCCACGCTGCTCGGCGAGGAGATCCTCGACTGGATGCAGCGCCTGACCTTCCCGGACGAGCGCGTCCAGACCCTGGTCCGCGGAGTGACGCGGATCCACGTGGTGGAGGAGGCGCGGCACGTGCGGTACGCGCGTGAGGAGCTGCGCCGCCAGATGGTGACCGCGCCGCGCTGGGAGCAGGAGTTCACCCGGCTCAGCTGCGGCGAGGCGGCCCGGGTCTTCTCCGTGTGCTTCATCAATCCCGAGGTCTACGAGAACGTCGGCCTGGACCGGCGCGAGGCCGTCGCCCAGGTGAAGGCGAGCGGACACCGCCGCGAGGTGATGCAGTCGGGCGCCAGGCGCCTCACGGACTTCCTCGACGACATCGGCGTCCTCCGGGGCCCGGGCCGCCGGCTGTGGAAGAGCTCGGGGCTCCTCGCCTGAGGGCGGCCTGGCGCCGGGGGCCCGGGCACGGTGCGCCGCGGGGCGGCAGCGGGCGCGGGGCGGAACGGTGCGCCGCGGGGCGGAAACAGGCGGGCGGAAACGGGCGGGCGGAAGCGGGCGCGGTCCGGCGCGCGGTCCCTCGCCCGGAAGCGGCCTACCCGTCGGGCGCAAGCGGCCCTCCCGGGCCACACCCGGCCGGACTCCGGCCACCGGTCCGGACGGCACCCCGGCTGCGGGAACCGGCGGTTAGGCTGCCCGTATGACCTCCAGTGCTCCCGCGACGCGCGCGTACCGGCGCCTGAGTGTGGAGGAGCGGCGTGACCAGCTCCTCCGCGCCGCCCTCACGCTGTTCGCACACCGGGCGCCGGAGGACGTGTCGCTCGACGACGTGGCCGAGACCGCCGGGGTGTCCCGGCCGCTCGTGTACCGGTACTTCCCCGGCGGCAAGCAGCAGTTGTACGAGGCCGCGCTGCGCAGCTCGGCCGACGCGCTCGTGCTGTGCTTCGCGGAACCGCCCACCGGGCCGCCGACCGAACGACTGGGCCGGGTCCTGGACCGCTACCTCGACTTCGTCGACGAGCACGACGCCGGGTTCAGCGCGCTGATGCGCGGCGGGAGCGTCGCCGAGACGTCCCGGACCAGCGCGATCGTGGACGAGGTGCGGCGCGCGGCCGCCGAGCAGATCCTGGTCCACCTCGGCGTACCGGAACCCGGCGCGCGCGTGCGCATGATGGTGCGCACCTGGATCGCCGCGGTGGAGGCGGCCTCGCTGATCTGGCTGGACGAGGACAAGTGCCCGTCCGCCGGGGAGCTCCGGGACTGGCTCGTCGACCATCTCGTCGCCCTGCTCGCGGCGACCGCGGTCACGGACGAGGAGACCGCGGGCGTCGTCCGGGAACTGCTCGCCCTGGAGACCCGGTCCGGCCCGGTGGGGACGCTCGCCCGGCGCGTACTGCCCCTCGTGGGCGACGCGGGCCACCTGCTCTAGCGCCGGCCCGGCAGGGATTGCCGGGACGATCGCGGTGTCCGCTGCG is a window encoding:
- a CDS encoding Uma2 family endonuclease — translated: MSAAREYGLDDQYEWARPPADGWTADDLDRLPNLPPHTELIDGSLVFMSPQTRFHSRAMRLLENALMDQAPDHLEALREMTIKLDRRNRPEPDVLVVPVEADTGPGQTWFMPEDVVLAVEVVSADSLERDREVKPRKYAQARVPHFWRVEQSDGLPVVYVYELDPATAAYVPVDIFYQTLKVDRPFPIEIDLTAINQRGPRA
- a CDS encoding FtsW/RodA/SpoVE family cell cycle protein, coding for MTATAAEDPPPERPRPARRRGVELSLLVCAVLISVHGYAEVGLARSGAVPPDALAYGAGLGLLALLAHLAVRLRAPYADPLLLPIAVLLNGVGLVLIYRLDLETPADRAAPAQLIWSTLGVALFIAVVVLLRDHRVLQRYAYLSVVTALALMIVPILFPAVNGARIWIRIGGLSFQPGEFAKILLAVFFAAYLAANRHALAHTGRRIGPLRLPAGRVLGPVVAIWLISVVVLVLERDLGTSLLFFGLFVVMLYVATGRTGWIVVGLLLAGVGAFAVGTLEPHVRSRVESWIDPYASIAAGDGPSQLAQSLFAFASGGVLGTGLGAGHSILIGFAAKSDFILATAGEELGLAGLTALFLLYTLLVARGYRAGLDLRDPFGRLLAVGLAAIVAVQVFVIAGGVTGLIPLTGMAMPFLAQGGSSVVTNWIIVALLIRLSDSAREPHPEPVEAGVIAPAAAPGGPGGPAGPEYPEYPAGRTPAGPAEPPGPPEAAGRADPPGPAAEGAR
- a CDS encoding ferritin-like domain-containing protein, whose protein sequence is MSTYDHYTSPPQHPVWSVPATGAARFSWEYGSGRDRLLALYQKGKDKQWDGAKRIDWDLEVDPYDPLGTPDEALSLYGTRHWAKMTEKDKGDLRRHYSSWQFSQFLHGEQGAMVCAARIVESVPDLDAKFYSATQVMDEARHAEIYGRFLHEKIGMLYPINDNLQGLLGDTLRDSRWDMPYLGMQVLIEGLALAAFGMIRDTTDKPLPQQILAYVMQDEARHVAFGRMALRDYYEQLTDAELREREEFVIEGCYLMRDRIRGLEVLEDFGIPRREAEEYTEQSEFLHLFRKLLFSRIVPCVKDIGLWGERLQKAYVDMGVFELGDSNLDLLMTQDEELAERLDRERFAAEEAERVAEVEEAIADGAD
- a CDS encoding AurF N-oxygenase family protein, yielding MTTATERDLTLLRDALGPLRDREQVAARLLESSAKHSFDPDEELDWDAPIEEGKWFWPPELVSLYDTPLWRRMSEEQRMDLARHEAASLASLGIWFEIILMQLLVRHIYDKPVTSNHVRYALTEIADECRHSMMFAKMIQKGGAPAYPVPRVYHNLARVLKTVSTTPGSFAATLLGEEILDWMQRLTFPDERVQTLVRGVTRIHVVEEARHVRYAREELRRQMVTAPRWEQEFTRLSCGEAARVFSVCFINPEVYENVGLDRREAVAQVKASGHRREVMQSGARRLTDFLDDIGVLRGPGRRLWKSSGLLA
- a CDS encoding TetR/AcrR family transcriptional regulator, yielding MTSSAPATRAYRRLSVEERRDQLLRAALTLFAHRAPEDVSLDDVAETAGVSRPLVYRYFPGGKQQLYEAALRSSADALVLCFAEPPTGPPTERLGRVLDRYLDFVDEHDAGFSALMRGGSVAETSRTSAIVDEVRRAAAEQILVHLGVPEPGARVRMMVRTWIAAVEAASLIWLDEDKCPSAGELRDWLVDHLVALLAATAVTDEETAGVVRELLALETRSGPVGTLARRVLPLVGDAGHLL
- a CDS encoding penicillin-binding transpeptidase domain-containing protein encodes the protein MTRYIRRAAALSLFLLAALFVNAVRVQVLQADGLNGSPANRRSAIARYDEPRGTIVVGGRPVTGSKDTGEQLRYERTYPDGPLYAPVTGYSSQKYGTTLLEHAEDGVLSGTDPMLAPLPFWNEFTRSEQPGGRVLTTIRPSMQQAAYRGLDGRRGAVAAIEPSTGRILALVSSPSYDPALLSGNSAEVTAAWRRLNGAESHPMLNRAIRQTYPPGSTFKIVTAAAALEARVVTDADAPTDTPDPFVIPGTRTTLPNPVPGCRKASLVYAIKWSCNTVMANLGAKVGLKGMLETAGRFGFNDESLRIPSGVAASNFDRRMSVDQLALSSIGQFDTTATPLQMAMVAAAVANGGELAHPYLVDRTTTWDGDTVRETPRRSYRRAMFPATALELRRMMVEAAERGTGTRALIDGVTVGGKTGTAQHGVGNAGTPYAWFIAWAQHPDVPRPAVAVAVVVEDPEAAGGEISGGGDAAPIARAVMVEALKPAKP